In Sulfitobacter sp. M39, the following proteins share a genomic window:
- a CDS encoding ABC transporter permease: MIRYTLKRLLSLCISLAVASLVIFTVIEVAPGDPASFMLGMNAQPETLAALRSELGLDASKPVRYLAWVGGLLQGDFGTSYTYRTPVSEMIAARLWVSLPLALYALGLSTLIAFPAGIYAAARRGKAGDVGVMGATQLGVAVPNFWFAMILVLIFAINLRWFAAGGFVGWDQGVLTGLHALTLPAIALALPQAAILARVMRSALLDVLGEDYMRSARAKGLTERQALWRHGLRNALIPVLTIIGLQFSFLLAGSIIIEQVFYLPGLGRLVFQSISARDLIVVESVVMLLVFSVIVVNFLVDLAYAAVDPRLRARA, translated from the coding sequence ATGATCCGGTACACGCTCAAACGTTTGCTTTCGCTCTGTATCAGCCTGGCTGTTGCGTCGCTGGTGATCTTTACCGTTATCGAAGTTGCCCCCGGTGACCCGGCCTCTTTTATGCTGGGGATGAATGCGCAGCCTGAAACGCTTGCTGCTTTGCGCAGTGAACTTGGGCTCGATGCATCGAAACCGGTGCGCTATCTGGCTTGGGTCGGCGGGCTGCTGCAGGGGGATTTCGGCACCTCCTATACCTACCGCACCCCCGTGTCCGAGATGATCGCCGCGCGGCTTTGGGTGTCCCTGCCGCTGGCGTTGTATGCGCTTGGGCTGTCTACGCTGATCGCCTTTCCCGCGGGGATCTATGCGGCGGCGCGACGCGGCAAGGCGGGGGATGTGGGGGTCATGGGGGCCACACAGCTGGGGGTCGCTGTGCCCAATTTCTGGTTCGCGATGATCCTTGTTCTGATATTCGCCATCAACCTGCGCTGGTTCGCCGCCGGGGGTTTTGTCGGCTGGGATCAAGGCGTGCTGACGGGGCTGCATGCCCTGACCCTGCCCGCCATTGCGCTGGCCCTGCCCCAGGCGGCCATTCTGGCGCGGGTCATGCGGTCTGCGCTGCTGGATGTCTTGGGCGAAGACTATATGCGCAGCGCCCGCGCCAAAGGGCTGACCGAAAGACAAGCGCTGTGGCGGCACGGGCTGCGCAATGCGCTGATCCCGGTGCTGACGATCATCGGGCTGCAATTTTCGTTCCTGCTGGCGGGGTCAATCATCATCGAACAGGTGTTCTATCTGCCGGGGCTGGGGCGGCTGGTGTTTCAGTCGATCTCGGCGCGGGATCTGATCGTGGTGGAGTCCGTCGTCATGCTGCTGGTCTTCTCTGTCATTGTGGTCAACTTCCTTGTGGATCTGGCCTATGCGGCGGTTGACCCGCGTCTGAGGGCGCGCGCATGA
- a CDS encoding ABC transporter permease has translation MNRNLILGALLTSVFLLSALVSFVWTPFSHTAMDIPNKLQGVGGAHLLGTDHFGRDILSMIMVGARTSIAVALVAVGIGMGLGVPLGLWAAAKRGSLVDEIIMRGNDLVFAFPSLVIAILITAIFGASAVNAIIAIGIFNIPVFARITRGAALSLWEREFILAARVAGKSAARISVEHILPNVTNLLIVQGTIQFSLGILAEAGLSYVGLGAQPPTPSWGRMLADAQTMVSIAPHMALVPGFAIILTVLGLNLMGDGLRDALDPRLRVRRI, from the coding sequence ATGAACCGGAACCTGATCCTTGGCGCGCTGCTGACCTCGGTCTTTCTGCTGTCCGCGCTTGTGTCCTTTGTCTGGACGCCGTTTTCCCATACGGCGATGGATATCCCGAACAAGCTGCAAGGGGTCGGCGGCGCGCATCTGCTGGGCACCGATCACTTTGGCCGCGATATCCTGAGCATGATCATGGTCGGCGCGCGCACCTCTATCGCCGTGGCGCTGGTGGCGGTGGGCATCGGCATGGGCCTTGGCGTGCCGCTCGGCCTTTGGGCCGCGGCCAAACGCGGGTCGCTGGTGGACGAGATCATCATGCGCGGCAATGATCTGGTCTTTGCCTTCCCCTCGCTGGTGATCGCAATCCTGATCACGGCGATCTTCGGGGCCAGCGCGGTGAACGCGATCATCGCCATCGGCATCTTCAACATTCCCGTCTTTGCGCGCATCACCCGCGGCGCGGCGCTCAGCCTGTGGGAGCGTGAGTTCATCCTTGCCGCGCGGGTCGCTGGTAAATCGGCGGCGCGGATCTCGGTCGAACATATCTTGCCCAATGTGACCAATCTGTTGATCGTGCAGGGGACGATCCAGTTCAGCCTCGGCATTCTGGCCGAGGCAGGGCTGTCCTATGTCGGGCTGGGCGCGCAGCCGCCGACGCCATCCTGGGGCCGGATGCTGGCAGATGCGCAAACCATGGTCAGCATCGCGCCGCATATGGCGCTGGTGCCGGGGTTCGCGATCATCCTGACGGTGCTGGGGCTGAACCTGATGGGCGACGGGCTGCGCGATGCGCTGGACCCACGGTTGCGGGTGCGCCGGATATGA
- a CDS encoding ABC transporter ATP-binding protein → MSLLSITNLSVAIHRFNILQGVTLCVDAGEIVAVTGESGSGKSMTALAAMQLLPKGTQARGHIMLGDQDLLALPEAELCAIRGNDIGMVFQEPMTALNPVQTIGHQVAETIRIHDKTVSRQAAARQAAETLGRVGLPNDRFPLSRYPHELSGGQRQRVVIAMAIALRPRLLIADEPTTALDVTTQAQILDLLKSLARDDGMGLLMITHDLAVVADMADRIIVMRKGEIVEQGHTQALLQTMRHPYTRMLFAASTHAVTLPAAPPPQPLLKVENVSRDYALPRKTFFGKPGRFRAVDSVSFTLQRGERLGLVGESGCGKSTLTRALLGLEPVQSGSITLDGTPVYSGSKPDLDVRRKMQVVFQDPFGSFNPRHRVDRLITEPFHLLPDPPKGRARSDAIADALTAVGLSPDDATKYIHEFSGGQRQRIAIARALIIRPDLILFDEAVSALDVSVRAQILDLLAELCSAYDLTYLFISHDLSVVRTVTDRVLVMKSGQIVEQGATADVFDRPQHPYTQKLLAAAPRLPDL, encoded by the coding sequence ATGAGCCTGCTCAGCATTACCAACCTGTCGGTGGCGATCCACCGGTTTAATATCCTGCAGGGCGTGACCCTCTGTGTCGACGCCGGAGAGATCGTGGCCGTCACCGGCGAAAGCGGGTCGGGCAAATCCATGACCGCGCTGGCGGCGATGCAGCTGCTGCCCAAGGGGACGCAGGCGCGCGGTCATATCATGCTGGGCGATCAAGACCTGCTGGCCCTGCCCGAAGCCGAGCTTTGCGCGATCCGCGGCAATGACATCGGCATGGTGTTTCAGGAACCGATGACGGCGCTGAACCCGGTGCAAACCATCGGCCATCAAGTGGCGGAAACCATCCGTATCCATGACAAAACCGTGTCACGCCAGGCCGCGGCCCGCCAAGCCGCCGAGACGCTGGGACGGGTCGGCCTGCCAAATGACCGCTTTCCCCTGTCCCGCTACCCGCACGAGCTGTCGGGCGGGCAACGCCAACGAGTAGTCATCGCCATGGCCATTGCCCTGCGGCCGCGATTGCTGATCGCCGATGAACCGACCACCGCGCTGGATGTCACGACGCAAGCGCAGATCCTTGATCTGCTGAAATCGCTGGCGCGGGACGACGGGATGGGGCTGCTGATGATCACCCATGATCTGGCGGTGGTCGCCGATATGGCCGACCGAATCATCGTCATGCGCAAGGGCGAGATCGTTGAACAGGGGCACACACAGGCCCTGCTGCAAACCATGCGCCACCCCTATACGCGGATGCTGTTTGCCGCCTCGACCCATGCGGTCACCTTGCCTGCCGCCCCGCCGCCGCAACCGCTGCTGAAAGTGGAAAACGTCAGCCGCGACTACGCGCTGCCGCGCAAGACGTTCTTTGGCAAACCGGGTCGATTTCGCGCCGTCGACAGCGTGTCCTTCACCCTGCAACGGGGGGAGCGCCTTGGCCTCGTGGGCGAAAGCGGCTGCGGGAAATCGACCCTGACACGGGCGCTTTTGGGTCTGGAACCGGTGCAATCCGGCAGCATCACGCTGGACGGCACCCCAGTCTATAGCGGCAGCAAACCCGATCTTGACGTACGGCGCAAAATGCAGGTGGTGTTCCAAGATCCCTTCGGCAGCTTCAACCCGCGCCACCGCGTGGACCGGCTGATCACCGAACCGTTCCACCTGCTGCCCGACCCGCCCAAGGGCCGCGCCCGCAGCGATGCCATCGCCGATGCGCTGACCGCCGTGGGGCTGTCGCCGGACGATGCGACCAAATACATCCACGAATTTTCAGGCGGGCAGCGCCAGCGCATTGCCATCGCCCGCGCCCTGATCATCCGCCCCGACCTCATCCTCTTTGACGAGGCCGTGAGCGCGCTCGACGTCTCAGTTCGGGCGCAGATCCTTGATCTGCTGGCAGAGCTTTGCAGCGCCTATGACCTGACCTATCTCTTTATCTCCCATGATCTGTCGGTGGTGCGCACGGTCACGGATCGGGTGCTGGTGATGAAATCGGGGCAGATCGTTGAACAAGGTGCCACCGCCGACGTCTTTGATCGCCCGCAACACCCGTACACGCAAAAGCTCCTCGCCGCCGCGCCGCGTTTGCCGGATCTGTGA
- a CDS encoding P1 family peptidase: MKPGPRNLITDVPGLRVGNAQDDALKSGTTVLLADDPFTASVHVMGGAPGTRETDLLAPDKSVAAVDALVLSGGSAYGLDACSGVVDGLRAAGRGFRLGDATIPLVPGAILFDLLNGGDKTWAENPYRALGRAAYDAAAEDFTLGTIGAGTGALSAMVKGGLGSASLQLPDGTMVGALVAANPVGAVTTPGDRHFYAAPFEVDAEFGGMGPDPATGLGMTLESRKMASMSPRENTTIAIVATNATLTKAQCQRMSVAAHDGIGRATVPAHTPYDGDLVFGLSTGAHEVAEGILPLIGHAASLCLARAIARAAYHATPAAGDLLPCWCDLNS; the protein is encoded by the coding sequence ATGAAACCCGGACCCAGAAACCTGATCACCGATGTGCCCGGCCTTCGGGTGGGAAACGCGCAGGACGATGCGCTGAAATCCGGCACGACGGTGCTGCTGGCGGATGACCCCTTTACCGCCTCTGTCCATGTGATGGGCGGTGCCCCCGGCACGCGCGAGACGGATTTGCTGGCCCCCGATAAATCGGTCGCCGCAGTGGATGCGCTGGTACTGTCGGGCGGGTCGGCCTACGGGCTGGATGCCTGTTCGGGCGTGGTGGACGGGCTGCGCGCGGCGGGTCGCGGGTTTCGGCTGGGCGATGCCACAATCCCGCTGGTGCCGGGGGCGATCCTGTTTGACCTGCTGAACGGCGGGGACAAGACCTGGGCAGAAAACCCCTACCGCGCTTTGGGCCGTGCCGCCTATGACGCCGCGGCTGAAGATTTCACGCTCGGCACCATCGGCGCGGGCACCGGCGCGCTGAGCGCGATGGTGAAAGGCGGGCTCGGGTCCGCGTCACTGCAATTGCCGGATGGGACAATGGTCGGCGCATTGGTCGCGGCCAATCCCGTGGGGGCCGTCACCACGCCGGGTGACCGTCATTTCTACGCCGCCCCGTTTGAGGTGGATGCAGAGTTCGGCGGCATGGGCCCGGACCCGGCGACGGGGCTGGGGATGACGCTGGAAAGTCGCAAGATGGCGTCGATGTCCCCGCGCGAGAATACGACGATCGCGATTGTCGCGACGAATGCGACCCTGACAAAGGCGCAATGCCAGCGGATGTCCGTTGCGGCCCATGACGGAATCGGGCGGGCCACGGTGCCTGCGCACACCCCCTATGACGGTGATCTGGTCTTTGGCCTGAGCACCGGCGCGCATGAGGTTGCCGAGGGCATTCTGCCGCTGATCGGCCATGCCGCGTCACTGTGTCTGGCGCGGGCGATTGCGCGGGCAGCCTATCACGCGACACCAGCGGCGGGCGATCTGCTGCCCTGCTGGTGTGATCTGAACAGCTGA
- a CDS encoding c-type cytochrome gives MKHFYSALLATVIAVPALADSHSMGDAEAGEKQFGKCKACHMIVDDAGETFQRGGKVGPNLYGIIGKQAGTVEDYRYGDDLVAAGEAGLVWDEVNLAEYLQNPTDFLRTTLDDKKARSKMSFRMRKGGEDVAAYLATFSPEAEAAADAPMPDDAEAEKTE, from the coding sequence ATGAAACATTTCTATAGCGCTCTACTGGCCACCGTGATCGCGGTTCCGGCCCTGGCAGACAGCCATAGCATGGGTGACGCAGAAGCCGGCGAAAAGCAGTTCGGCAAATGCAAAGCCTGCCACATGATCGTGGACGACGCGGGCGAAACCTTCCAGCGGGGCGGCAAGGTCGGTCCGAACCTTTACGGTATCATCGGCAAGCAAGCGGGCACCGTCGAAGACTATCGCTATGGCGATGATCTGGTCGCCGCCGGTGAAGCCGGTCTGGTCTGGGACGAAGTCAATCTGGCCGAATACCTGCAAAACCCCACCGATTTCCTGCGCACCACATTGGATGACAAGAAAGCCCGTTCGAAAATGTCGTTCAGAATGCGCAAAGGCGGCGAAGATGTTGCGGCCTATCTCGCGACGTTCTCTCCCGAAGCCGAGGCCGCGGCAGACGCGCCCATGCCCGACGATGCAGAGGCCGAGAAAACCGAATAA
- a CDS encoding fumarylacetoacetate hydrolase family protein produces the protein MPADDFVFPPAPQASLAVQGTDARFPMRRIFCVGRNYEAHAREMGKDPTREAPFFFTKPADAALDTPCTIPYPPQTEDLHHEIELVIAIGKGGRNIAEADVMDHVWGASVGIDLTRRDLQAEAKKAGRPWDWGKAFDNSAPIAALKPIADVPSVEQGRIWLAVNGEVRQDADLADLIWSVREHVAILSQSMALAPGDIIMTGTPAGVAALVERDVVTGGVDGIATLEVTIGPRA, from the coding sequence ATGCCCGCTGATGATTTTGTATTCCCCCCCGCGCCGCAGGCCAGTCTGGCTGTGCAGGGCACCGACGCCCGCTTTCCCATGCGCCGCATCTTCTGCGTGGGTCGCAACTACGAGGCCCACGCCCGCGAGATGGGCAAAGATCCGACGCGTGAGGCACCGTTCTTTTTCACCAAACCCGCCGATGCGGCGCTGGATACGCCTTGCACCATCCCCTATCCGCCTCAGACAGAGGACCTGCACCACGAGATCGAGTTGGTGATCGCCATCGGCAAAGGCGGGCGCAACATCGCGGAAGCCGACGTGATGGATCACGTCTGGGGGGCTTCGGTCGGGATCGACCTGACCCGCCGTGACCTGCAGGCAGAGGCGAAGAAGGCCGGTCGGCCATGGGATTGGGGCAAGGCGTTCGACAACTCCGCGCCGATTGCCGCGCTGAAACCCATCGCCGATGTGCCGTCTGTGGAACAGGGGCGCATCTGGCTTGCCGTGAACGGCGAGGTGCGGCAGGACGCCGATCTGGCCGATCTGATCTGGTCGGTACGCGAACATGTGGCGATCTTGTCGCAATCTATGGCGCTGGCGCCGGGGGATATCATCATGACGGGCACACCGGCGGGTGTCGCAGCCCTTGTGGAAAGGGATGTCGTGACCGGCGGCGTTGACGGGATCGCGACGCTTGAGGTCACAATAGGCCCTCGCGCCTGA
- a CDS encoding heme biosynthesis protein HemY, which translates to MLWSLIKIVVFVAVIAAITWGASFLLESSGGLQVTVMGTEYSFGPLQSVIAVVLLVVAVWIMLKIFALLVAVWHFLNGDETALSRYFDRNRERKGYEALSEGLMALASGEGRLAMAKAAKADKYLERPDLTNLLIAQAAEMAGDRRKAEETYRKLVTNESTRFVGVRGIMKQKLAEGDTETALKLAEKAFAIKPKHAETGDVLLKLQAEKEDWAGARQTLNTKLKNGQMPRDVHKRRDAVLALSEAKDVIAEGNSIEAREAAIEANRLSPDLIPAAVMAAHGYIDQGKPKYAARVLKKAWDVQPHPDLAGAFAAIQPDETPKERLKRFTTLTRVQPDHPETKMLLAELNIAAEDFPQARRSLGDLVETDPTARSVTLMAAIERGEGASDTIVKGWLARALTVSRGPQWICENCQHIHASWKPICENCHSFDTLAWKTPPMSEVAMPGGVQMLPLIVGALEDNSGADAKPPVATRADIEDAELIDDTPAGTVDPVEKPATQPEK; encoded by the coding sequence ATGCTTTGGTCACTGATTAAGATCGTTGTGTTCGTTGCGGTGATTGCCGCCATCACTTGGGGCGCATCGTTCTTGCTGGAAAGCTCGGGCGGGTTGCAGGTCACCGTGATGGGCACCGAATACAGCTTTGGCCCGCTGCAATCCGTTATCGCCGTGGTCCTGCTGGTTGTCGCGGTCTGGATCATGCTCAAGATCTTTGCGCTGCTGGTGGCGGTCTGGCATTTCCTGAACGGCGACGAAACGGCGCTGTCGCGCTATTTTGACCGCAACCGCGAACGCAAAGGCTACGAGGCGCTCTCCGAAGGGCTTATGGCGCTGGCCAGCGGCGAAGGGCGTCTGGCGATGGCCAAGGCCGCAAAGGCGGATAAATACCTTGAACGTCCCGATCTGACCAACCTGCTGATCGCGCAGGCTGCGGAAATGGCGGGCGACCGTCGCAAGGCAGAAGAAACCTATCGCAAGCTGGTGACCAATGAAAGCACCCGCTTTGTCGGTGTGCGCGGGATCATGAAACAGAAGCTGGCCGAAGGCGACACGGAAACCGCGCTGAAGCTGGCCGAGAAAGCTTTTGCCATCAAACCGAAACATGCCGAAACTGGTGATGTGCTGCTGAAACTACAGGCCGAGAAAGAAGATTGGGCCGGTGCGCGCCAAACGCTGAACACCAAGCTCAAGAACGGCCAGATGCCGCGCGATGTGCATAAACGGCGTGATGCCGTGCTCGCCCTGTCCGAGGCGAAAGATGTCATTGCCGAAGGCAACAGCATCGAAGCCCGCGAGGCCGCGATCGAGGCGAACCGCCTGTCCCCCGATCTGATCCCCGCAGCCGTGATGGCTGCGCATGGTTATATCGATCAAGGAAAACCGAAATATGCGGCCCGCGTGCTGAAGAAAGCGTGGGACGTGCAGCCGCACCCCGATCTGGCCGGTGCCTTCGCCGCGATCCAGCCGGACGAGACCCCGAAAGAGCGGCTCAAGCGGTTTACCACGCTGACCCGCGTGCAGCCGGACCACCCCGAGACCAAGATGCTGCTGGCAGAGCTGAACATCGCCGCCGAAGATTTCCCGCAAGCGCGCCGGTCCTTGGGGGATCTGGTTGAAACCGACCCGACCGCACGTTCGGTCACCTTGATGGCGGCCATCGAACGGGGCGAGGGGGCCTCGGATACCATCGTCAAAGGCTGGCTGGCACGGGCGCTGACCGTATCGCGCGGCCCTCAGTGGATTTGCGAGAACTGCCAACATATCCATGCGAGCTGGAAGCCGATCTGCGAAAACTGCCACAGCTTCGATACGCTGGCGTGGAAAACCCCGCCCATGTCCGAAGTCGCCATGCCCGGTGGTGTGCAGATGCTGCCGCTGATCGTCGGCGCACTAGAGGATAACTCGGGCGCGGATGCCAAGCCGCCTGTCGCCACCCGCGCCGATATCGAGGATGCAGAGCTGATCGACGACACCCCCGCAGGCACCGTCGATCCGGTTGAAAAACCAGCGACCCAGCCCGAGAAATAG
- a CDS encoding COG4223 family protein: protein MLFGGIIAGGIGFAVAEYDLLEQAGLRPADTSQSSLSDTIAAQEARIKALEETDPAPAPSDDAALQEVQALVAELATRVDDLGNRPATEAPAPVDTSAFEEELAALQSSVETQRDEIQRLLDNALSVEEATAQAAQAATLQSALGRIVSAVTTGQPFEAEIADLQANGIQDVPPALADTAATGVVTAANLQDRFPDAARASLAAARAASPEVDGGGIGGFFKQQLGARSVAPRDGDDPDAILSRAEAAMRDGRLADALAEVKALPPEAQEPLSEWLSDAQARQDAQDAVQTLTQRLTAN, encoded by the coding sequence ATGCTGTTCGGCGGGATCATTGCGGGCGGGATCGGCTTTGCCGTGGCGGAATATGATTTGCTGGAACAGGCCGGCCTGCGCCCTGCGGACACCTCGCAATCTAGCCTGAGCGACACGATCGCCGCGCAAGAGGCACGGATCAAGGCGCTGGAAGAGACAGACCCGGCCCCCGCGCCCTCCGACGATGCCGCCCTGCAAGAGGTTCAGGCGCTGGTAGCCGAGCTTGCCACCCGTGTGGATGATCTGGGCAACCGCCCCGCGACCGAGGCACCGGCCCCCGTCGATACGTCAGCCTTTGAAGAGGAACTGGCGGCGCTGCAATCCTCGGTCGAGACACAGCGCGACGAGATTCAACGTCTGCTCGACAATGCGCTCAGCGTAGAGGAAGCGACGGCGCAAGCCGCACAGGCCGCGACGCTGCAATCCGCCTTGGGCCGGATCGTATCTGCCGTCACAACCGGCCAGCCCTTCGAGGCAGAGATCGCCGATCTGCAAGCCAATGGTATTCAGGATGTCCCGCCGGCCCTTGCCGACACGGCGGCGACGGGCGTTGTCACCGCTGCCAATCTTCAGGACCGTTTCCCCGATGCGGCACGGGCATCGCTTGCAGCGGCACGTGCGGCCTCGCCCGAGGTGGACGGGGGCGGCATTGGCGGCTTCTTCAAGCAGCAGTTGGGTGCGCGGTCGGTTGCGCCGCGTGACGGGGATGACCCCGACGCGATCCTGTCCCGCGCCGAAGCCGCAATGCGCGACGGGCGTCTGGCCGATGCGCTGGCAGAGGTGAAAGCCCTCCCGCCCGAAGCCCAAGAGCCCCTGTCCGAATGGCTCTCTGATGCGCAAGCGCGCCAGGATGCCCAAGACGCCGTACAGACATTGACACAACGCCTGACGGCGAACTGA
- a CDS encoding uroporphyrinogen-III synthase produces the protein MTKPALILTRPAPACAAFAASLPAALLSRVRVVTSPLLRILPTAAPVDLGGIGGVIFTSANGVAHGPKGGTLPAYCVGEATAQAAAAKGWQVAFHAPDAARLLSMIKAHHPAAPLLHLRGTHQRGDIAERLTQGGLPTRAVALYDQQALPLTRDAQAALADGPSIVPLFSPRTAAQFADQAHDLQRSTIIALSPAVAEALDRTVVQQILIAPEPTATSLRFTLETAVDWNRLA, from the coding sequence ATGACAAAACCAGCGTTGATCCTGACCCGCCCTGCGCCCGCCTGCGCGGCGTTTGCGGCCAGCCTGCCGGCTGCGCTGCTGTCGCGGGTGCGGGTGGTGACCAGCCCTTTGCTGCGAATTCTACCGACCGCAGCGCCTGTTGATCTGGGCGGCATCGGCGGGGTGATCTTTACCTCGGCCAATGGGGTGGCGCATGGCCCGAAGGGGGGCACCCTGCCGGCCTATTGTGTGGGCGAGGCGACGGCGCAGGCGGCTGCGGCCAAGGGCTGGCAGGTCGCGTTTCACGCCCCCGATGCGGCACGTTTGCTCTCGATGATCAAGGCACATCACCCCGCGGCGCCCTTGCTGCATCTGCGCGGCACGCACCAGCGCGGGGATATTGCCGAACGGTTAACGCAGGGCGGTCTGCCGACACGCGCTGTGGCGCTTTATGACCAGCAGGCGCTGCCCCTGACGCGCGACGCCCAAGCCGCGCTGGCAGATGGCCCGTCGATCGTGCCGCTGTTTTCTCCGCGCACCGCCGCGCAATTCGCTGATCAGGCACATGACTTGCAACGGTCCACCATCATCGCCCTGAGCCCCGCCGTGGCCGAGGCGCTGGACCGCACAGTGGTTCAGCAGATACTCATCGCCCCTGAACCAACCGCCACGTCACTGCGTTTTACGCTTGAAACTGCGGTGGATTGGAACAGGTTAGCTTGA
- the tsaD gene encoding tRNA (adenosine(37)-N6)-threonylcarbamoyltransferase complex transferase subunit TsaD — protein MLLLGLESSCDDTAAALVRQLPGQRAQVLSSVVVGQTEIHASFGGVVPEIAARAHAEKLDLCVEKALAEATLTLADVDGFAVTAGPGLIGGVLSGVMCAKGLSAATGKPMYGVNHLAGHALTPRLTDDVPYPYLMLLVSGGHCQFLLVHGPDRFERLGGTIDDAPGEAFDKVARLISLPQPGGPAIEQAAKAGDPKRFALPRPLLDRPDCDMSFSGLKTAVLRTRDKVIDEKGGLSVQDQADLAAGFQAAVTDVLAEKTRRALRKYLDHAPAVRSLCVAGGVAANKAIGRGLETVAAEVDCAFIAPPLSLCTDNAAMIAFAAIEQSHLRAPDDLTLSARPRWPLDTSQPAMLGSGKKGAKA, from the coding sequence ATGTTACTTCTTGGATTGGAAAGCAGCTGCGATGATACCGCCGCCGCGCTGGTGCGTCAGCTGCCGGGGCAACGCGCCCAAGTGCTGTCCTCCGTCGTTGTGGGGCAGACCGAGATTCATGCCTCTTTCGGCGGTGTTGTCCCCGAGATCGCAGCCCGCGCCCACGCAGAAAAGCTGGACCTTTGCGTCGAAAAGGCACTGGCCGAGGCGACGCTGACCTTGGCGGATGTTGACGGTTTCGCCGTGACCGCGGGACCGGGGCTGATCGGTGGCGTGCTGTCGGGGGTGATGTGCGCCAAGGGGCTGTCTGCCGCGACGGGCAAGCCGATGTATGGCGTGAACCATCTGGCGGGCCACGCCCTGACGCCACGACTGACCGATGATGTGCCCTATCCCTATTTGATGTTGCTGGTGTCCGGCGGGCATTGCCAGTTCCTGCTGGTGCATGGGCCGGACCGGTTTGAGCGCTTGGGCGGCACCATCGACGACGCGCCGGGCGAGGCTTTTGACAAGGTAGCGCGCCTGATCTCTTTGCCGCAACCGGGGGGCCCCGCGATTGAGCAAGCCGCCAAGGCGGGCGATCCGAAGCGTTTTGCCCTGCCGCGCCCGCTGCTGGACCGACCCGATTGCGACATGTCCTTTTCGGGGTTGAAAACGGCGGTGCTGCGCACGCGGGACAAGGTGATCGACGAAAAAGGCGGGTTGAGCGTTCAGGATCAGGCCGATCTGGCTGCCGGTTTCCAGGCTGCCGTTACCGATGTACTGGCCGAAAAGACCCGCCGCGCCTTGCGGAAATATTTGGATCACGCACCTGCTGTGCGCAGCCTTTGTGTTGCGGGTGGTGTGGCCGCGAACAAGGCAATAGGCCGCGGATTAGAGACTGTTGCCGCCGAAGTAGACTGCGCCTTTATCGCGCCGCCGCTGTCGCTGTGCACCGATAATGCCGCGATGATCGCCTTTGCCGCGATTGAGCAAAGCCATCTGCGCGCGCCCGATGATCTGACCCTGTCGGCCCGCCCGCGTTGGCCGCTGGACACAAGCCAGCCCGCCATGTTGGGCAGCGGCAAAAAAGGAGCGAAAGCATGA
- a CDS encoding NAD(P)H-dependent glycerol-3-phosphate dehydrogenase gives MSIAVLGAGAFGTALAISLAGKGAVTLWARDAQGMGQSRENTARLPGCPLPEGLFVTEDLAEAAKAQTLLAAVPMQKLRGFLHDNAAALDGKAIVACCKGIELNTGLGPVAVIREVLPNATAAILTGPSFAADIARGLPTALTLACADKTTCATLQQSLTTANLRLYRTSDTVGAELGGALKNVVAIACGAAIGAGLGESARAAVMTRGFAEMQRLAAHHHADPVTLAGLSGFGDLTLTCTSTQSRNYRLGLALGRGEPFDSATTVEGAATARAVDALAHDNGLDLPITAAVAGLVENRLDVASAMKALLTRPLKEE, from the coding sequence ATGAGCATTGCCGTTCTGGGAGCCGGTGCCTTTGGCACTGCGTTGGCGATCTCTTTGGCGGGTAAGGGCGCGGTGACGCTATGGGCGCGGGATGCGCAGGGCATGGGGCAAAGCCGCGAAAACACCGCTCGCCTGCCCGGTTGCCCACTGCCCGAGGGCCTGTTCGTGACCGAGGATCTGGCAGAGGCCGCCAAGGCGCAGACATTGCTCGCCGCTGTTCCGATGCAAAAACTGCGCGGGTTTCTGCATGATAACGCTGCCGCATTGGACGGCAAGGCAATCGTCGCCTGTTGCAAGGGGATCGAGCTGAACACCGGCCTTGGCCCTGTCGCCGTGATCCGCGAGGTGCTGCCCAATGCGACCGCCGCGATCCTCACGGGGCCAAGCTTTGCCGCGGATATTGCGCGGGGTCTTCCCACGGCGCTGACCCTTGCCTGCGCCGATAAAACCACCTGCGCGACCCTACAACAGAGCCTAACAACGGCAAACCTGCGTCTTTACCGCACCTCTGATACCGTGGGTGCGGAATTGGGGGGCGCGCTGAAAAACGTTGTGGCCATCGCTTGCGGTGCGGCGATCGGGGCGGGTCTGGGCGAAAGCGCGCGGGCTGCCGTGATGACCCGCGGCTTCGCCGAAATGCAGCGGCTCGCCGCGCATCACCACGCGGATCCGGTGACCTTGGCGGGCCTGTCCGGTTTTGGCGATCTGACGCTGACCTGCACCTCGACCCAATCGCGGAACTACCGGCTGGGTCTGGCCCTGGGCCGGGGGGAGCCCTTTGACAGCGCCACCACCGTCGAAGGTGCCGCCACCGCGCGGGCGGTCGATGCGCTGGCCCATGACAACGGGCTGGATCTGCCGATCACCGCCGCCGTTGCAGGTCTGGTCGAGAACCGCTTAGATGTAGCAAGCGCGATGAAAGCGCTTTTGACCCGCCCTTTAAAGGAAGAATAA